From Vanrija pseudolonga chromosome 1, complete sequence, a single genomic window includes:
- the NIT3 gene encoding Omega-amidase NIT3, with translation MTLTQTTPNANIAIIQLRAASPAAKLETIARVRELVAQAVGQSHAAGAPVDLVILPELWNGLADPDESITHDEVIPEVGARVGDIPAKSVSVRALAEIAAQHNIWLVGGTIVETGTPKLYNTATVWSPAGELVQKHRKAHLFDIALPAVTFKESAAFDPGQSLCTFQTPWGKFGLAICYELRFAEVAIALARQDISAIIYPAAFTKPTGELHWELLHRARALDNQVYVFAACLGRVEPAKVVMYGHSLAANPLGQIVATAAEGEEIVYATLDHDVVKDTRAGIPLGTQRRFDLYADIGVGAVISAA, from the exons ATGACACTCACCCAGACCACCCCAAACGCAAACATCGCAATCATCCAACTGCGCGCggcctcccccgccgccaagctcgagaccatcgcccgcgtccgcgagctcgtcgcgcaggccgtGGGCCAGTCCCACGCGGCCGGAGcgcccgtcgacctcgtcatcctccccGAGCTGTGGAACGGCCTCGCGGACCCCGACGAGAGCATCACGCACGACGAGGTGATCCCCGAGGTCGGGGCGAGGGTCGGGGATATTCCGGCTAAGAGCGTCAGCGTGCGCGCGTTGGCGGAGATTGCGGCGCAGCACAATATTTGGCTCGTTGGCG GCACGATCGTCGAAACCGGCACGCCGAAGCTCTACAACACGGCCACGGTGTGGTCCccggccggcgagctcgtgcagAAACACCGCAAAGCGCACCTTTTTGACATTGCCCTCCCCGCCGTGACCTTCAAGGAGAGCGCGGCGTTCGACCCGGGCCAAAGCCTGTGTACGTTCCAGACGCCATGGGGCAAGTTTGGTCTTGCGAT TTGCTACGAGCTGAGGTTTGCCGAGGTGGCGattgcgctcgcgcgccagg ACATCTCGGCCATCATCTACCCCGCAGCATTCACCAAGCCCACCGGCGAGCTCCACTGGGAGCTACTGcaccgcgcccgcgcgctcgatAACCAGGTCTACGTGTTCGCTGCGTGTCTGGGGCGGGTCGAGCCGGCCAAGGTGGTCATG TACGGCCACTCACTCGCTGCGAATCCCTTGGGCCAGATCGTCGCGAccgctgccgagggcgaggagattGTGTACGCGACGCTGG accacgacgtcgtcaaGGATACCCGCGCCGGCATCCCGCTCGGGACGCAGCGCCGGTTCGACCTGTACGCTGATATTGGGGTCGGGGCTGTTATCAGTGCGGCGTGA
- the can_0 gene encoding Carbonic anhydrase 2 produces MKLTLLVTLATLLSASARPTSRATADDCAVCTIKTPYPAVDSYLNGNCRWAAATNKRDPTFLPTLATAQHPPLLWIGCADSRVPETVITKKRPGDIFVHRNIANQFHPEDDSANAVLNYGVLHVGVSDVVVVGHTSCGGAKAAYEAVHPPAAAPAGHRRDEAAAAANDGSDHLNRFLAPLIDIAKGLPGNSTIDDLIVANVKKGVENVVASITIKAAWAQGKNVTVHGWVYHLDTGLITDLGVSRGRV; encoded by the exons ATGAAGCTCACCCTCCTTGTCACCCTCGCCA CCCTCCtttcggcctcggccagaCCTACCTCGCGTGCAACCGCAGACGACTGTGCGGTGTGTACCATCAAGACCCCCTaccccgccgtcgacagcTACCTCAACGGTAACTGCCGCTGGGCGGCCGCGACCAACAAGCGCGACCCGACGTTCCTGCCTacgctcgcgacggcgcagcacccgccgctgctctgGATCGGGTGCGCCGACTCGCGCGTGCCGGAGACGGTGATTACCAAGAAGCGCCCCGGTGACATCTTTGTTCAT cgcAACATTGCCAACCAGTTCCATCCCGAAGACGACTCGGCCAACGCCGTGCTCAACTACGGCGTGCTGCACGTCGGCGTGTccgacgtcgtggtggtgggccACAcgtcgtgcggcggcgccaaggcggccTACGAGGCGGtgcacccgcccgccgcggctcCTGCTGGGCACCGTCGCGATgaagccgccgcggccgcgaaCGACGGCAGCGACCACCTGAACCGcttcctcgcgccgctgatCGACATTGCCAAGGGTCTGCCGGGTAACTCGACCATTGACGACCTCATCGTTGCGAATGTCAAGAAGGGCGTCGAGAATGTCGTTGCGTCGATC ACCATCAAGGCCGCCTGGGCGCAGGGCAAGAACGTCACGGTCCACGGCTGGGTGTACCACCTCGACACGGGCCTcatcaccgacctcggcgtgtCGCGCGGCCGCGTGTAG
- the LAC12_0 gene encoding Lactose permease: MAGGTAIAPTGGSSELATILAGRDLRWYKGYQLRLILMLFLVLITSVTNGYDSSMMNGLQSLDTWKSYFNNPQNHPKTFGLYTAILNIGGIAALPFGPFIADRFGRRMGIFVGCGIMIVGCALQAGALNPGMFLAGRGIVGFGVNIAHLAAPVLITELAFPTYRAPLTSVYNSLWYLGSIIAAWTTYGTFRINNQWGWRIPSILMALAPIVQFVAIWFIPESPRWLINHGKTEQALDIIAKWHCDGDRNDPLVEFEYAEMQEMIRAEHESKETTYASLFKTKGNRRRMRIVIAIAFFSQWSGNGLVSYYLSLILNSIGITKQSDQTLFNGILQIYNLFCAASSGLLVDRAGRRPLFLASTGGMCLSFICWTISSAVYTNSSHTYDPACLALHDGNKASCVALDANKHAGHAVIAFIYLFYTAYNLAMSPLIVGYTVEIMPYSLRAKGLMMLQLGVTCASTFNQYTNPIALDALGWKYYICFCVFIAFEFVYCYLFVIETRGKNGILSLEEIGALFDGPARWGFQKNPAVDGTAVDQENAPGLSKTASNAKDGDVVHIDDTEGAKRH, translated from the exons ATGGCTGGCGGCACAGCTATCGCACCCACTGGCGGCTCGAGCGAGCTCGCAACCATCCTCGCAGGTCGCGACCTGCGCTGGTACAAGGGCTACCAGCTACGTCTCATCCTCATGCTC TTCTTGGTCCTCATCACGTCCGTGACCAACGGGTACGACTCGTCGATGATGAACGGGCTGCAAAGTCTCGACACGTGGAAGTCGTACTTTAACAACCCGCAGAACCACCCCAAGACCTTCGGAC TCTACACCGCCATCCTCAACATTGGCGGCATCGCCGCTCTCCCCTTCGGCCCGTTCATCGCCGACAGGTTTGGCCGCCGCATGGGCATCTTTGTCGGGTGCGGCATCATGATTGTCGGGTGTGCGCtgcaggccggcgcgctcaaccCGGGCATGTTCCTCGCCGGGCGCGGTATCGTCGGCTTTGGAGTCAACAttgcgcacctcgccgcgccggtcCTCATCACTGAGCTCGCGTTCCCGACGTACCGCGCGCCACTGACCTCGGTCTACAATTCACTTTGGTACCTCGGCTCGATCATTGCCGCGTGGACGACGTACGGCACCTTCCGGATCAACAACCAGTGGGGGTGGCGCATCCCGAGCATCCTgatggcgctcgcgccgatcGTGCAGTTTGTGGCTATCTGGTTCAtccccgagtcgccgcgctggctcATCAACCACGGCAAGACGgagcaggcgctcgacaTCATCGCCAAGTGGCACTGTGACGGCGACCGCAACGACCCGCTCGTCGAGTTCGAGTACGCCGAGATGCAGGAGATGatccgcgccgagcacgagtcGAAGGAGACGACTTACGCCAGCCTTTTCAAAACCAAGggcaaccgccgccgcatgcgCATCGTCATCGCCATTGCCTTCTTCTCGCAGTGGAGCGGGAACGGCCTTGTGTCCTACTACCTCTCGCTCATCCTCAACTCGATCGGCATCACCAAGCAGTCCGACCAGACGCTGTTCAATGGCATCCTGCAGATCTACAACCTGTTCTGTGCCGCATCGTCTGGGCTGCTTGTCGACCGAGCCGGACGCCGACCCCTTTTCCTCGCGTCCACGGGTGGCATGTGTCTCTCGTTCATCTGCTGGACGATCAGCAGCGCAGTCTACACGAACAGCTCGCACACGTATGACCCGGCCTGCCTCGCCCTGCACGACGGGAACAAGGCGAGCtgtgtcgcgctcgacgccaacaaGCATGCCGGGCATGCCGTCATTGCGTTCATCTACCTCTTCTACACGGCGTACAACCTCGCCATGAGCCCCCTGATCGTCGGTTACACGGTCGAGATTATGCCCTACTCGCTCCGCGCAAAGGGTCTCATGATGCTCCAGCTGGGCGTAACCTGCGCGTCGACCTTCAACCAGTACACCAACCCCAttgcgctcgacgccctcggctGGAAGTACTACATCTGCTTCTGCGTCTTCATCGCCTTCGAGTTTGTCTACTGCTACCTGTTTGTCATTGAGACGCGCGGCAAGAATGGCATCCTCTCGCTCGAGGAAATCGGCGCTTTATTCGACGGCCCCGCCCGCTGGGGATTCCAGAAGAACCCCGCAGTGGACGGCACCGCTGTTGATCAAGAGAATGCTCCTGGCCTCTCGAAAACTGCATCGaacgccaaggacggcgatGTGGTGCACATCGACGACACCGAGGGTGCGAAGCGTCACTGA